Proteins encoded within one genomic window of Spiroplasma sabaudiense Ar-1343:
- a CDS encoding 4Fe-4S single cluster domain-containing protein gives MANLNINNFLMQTTIEGPGKRFAVWFQGCSIGCRDCSNQEMLSFDKKMFLPVSLLMEKIKEAKLKFLIEGITILGGEPFLQPDGLLELVEGCKKLNLNIIIFSGYLYENLEKQFFEILAQIDILIDGPFIASKLDRNRRLIGSTNQRVIKISDHFEGDDYFEKAVWEVDIHIKNSVATINGDGSILEDDLGKNLFQIESEN, from the coding sequence ATGGCAAATCTAAACATTAATAATTTTTTAATGCAAACAACAATTGAAGGTCCTGGTAAGCGCTTTGCTGTTTGATTTCAAGGTTGTTCAATCGGCTGTCGAGATTGTAGTAACCAGGAAATGTTGAGTTTTGATAAAAAAATGTTTCTCCCTGTAAGCTTGCTTATGGAAAAGATTAAAGAGGCCAAATTAAAGTTTTTAATTGAAGGCATTACAATTTTGGGGGGAGAGCCTTTTTTGCAACCAGATGGTTTATTGGAATTGGTTGAAGGTTGTAAAAAATTAAATCTAAACATAATTATTTTTTCAGGTTATTTGTATGAAAATCTAGAAAAGCAATTCTTTGAAATTTTAGCACAAATTGATATTTTAATTGATGGTCCTTTTATTGCATCAAAATTAGACCGCAATCGTCGATTAATTGGTAGTACAAATCAAAGGGTTATTAAAATCAGCGATCATTTTGAAGGCGATGATTATTTTGAAAAAGCCGTCTGAGAAGTAGACATTCACATTAAAAATTCTGTAGCAACAATAAATGGAGATGGTTCAATCTTAGAAGATGATTTAGGAAAAAATCTTTTTCAAATTGAATCTGAAAATTAA